A window of the Fundulus heteroclitus isolate FHET01 unplaced genomic scaffold, MU-UCD_Fhet_4.1 scaffold_426, whole genome shotgun sequence genome harbors these coding sequences:
- the LOC118560391 gene encoding uncharacterized protein LOC118560391: protein MDRHAFPPHMIYNVDETGVFTVQKPQQVVTETGKKQVGSVTSAERGELVTVVCAVNAAGNAIPPMFVFPRVKFKDCFMTGAPPGAKGTATKTGWMNEDIWPEFLDHLIQHTNCTPDRPMLLLLDNLKAHISLKAIEMSKSNGIVLLTLPPHTSHRMQPLDVTVYGPFKTQYSRALDGWMRSNPGKTVSIYQTAGLVNEAFMSAVTPRNITSGFRSTGIFPYNQDIFPDEAFAPSMVLDRPNPELQPANADDLDGPPPADDPPADEPPAADKSPADAYPFTAHGPHGCASPADSDVLRVPSRTGYVSPREILPLPKCPHRTQTKRKRVKTAIITDTPEKQAIEKAYKKDKRNWRGKSKIAKKRENSKRKQPNGKS, encoded by the exons ATGGACAG GCATGCCTTCCCTCCACACATGATTTACAATGTGGATGAAACAGGTGTCTTTACGGTACAAAAGCCACAGCAG GTTGTGACGGAGACAGGAAAAAAGCAAGTTGGTTCTGTCACATCGGCTGAAAGAGGAGAACTGGTGACTGTGGTGTGTGCAGTGAATGCTGCTGGGAATGCCATACCTCCCATGTTTGTCTTCCCCAGAGTCAAGTTTAAGGATTGCTTCATGACAGGAGCACCACCAGGAGCCAAAGGTACCGCCACCAAAAcgggatggatgaatgaagaCATCTGGCCTGAGTTCCTTGATCACCTGATACAGCACACTAACTGCACCCCTGATCGTCCCATGCTGCTACTCCTGGATAATCTAAAAGCTCACATCTCACTCAAGGCAATAGAAATGTCCAAGAGCAACGGAATTGTTCTGCTCACCCTCCCACCCCACACATCCCATCGCATGCAGCCTCTCGACGTGACCGTGTATGGCCCGTTCAAGACCCAATACAGCCGTGCTCTTGATGGGTGGATGAGGTCTAACCCTGGCAAAACAGTCTCCATCTACCAGACTGCAGGACTTGTGAATGAGGCTTTCATGTCAGCAGTGACACCACGTAACATCACTTCTGGATTTAGGTCCACTGGGATTTTCCCATATAACCAAGACATTTTCCCTGATGAAGCGTTTGCACCATCCATGGTGTTAGACCGGCCAAACCCTGAGCTGCAGCCTGCCAATGCAGATGATCTGGATGGTCCACCCCCTGCAGATGATCCACCTGCAGACGAACCACCAGCTGCAGATAAATCACCCGCTGATGCTTATCCATTCACTGCGCATGGCCCACATGGATGTGCCTCGCCAGCTGATTCAGATGTGCTACGTGTTCCCAGCCGAACTGGATATGTGTCTCCCCGTGAAATACTACCACTTCCCAAATGTCCCCATAGAACACAAACCAAACGAAAGCGTGTGAAGACAGCCATCATAACTGATACTCCTGAGAAGCAGGCAATTGAAAAggcttataaaaaagacaaaagaaactgGCGGGGAAAAAGCAAAATagcaaagaaaagggaaaacagTAAAAGAAAGCAACCAAACGGAAAATCGTAG